TTTAAACTCCCGCAATTTTACCAAAGTTTGAGGCGTTTAGGTAGAAGCGCCGCAATACAATACTATTCATTTGAGGCGTTTTTTCTGCATTACGCCGCAAATGAATGAttaatttgaggcgttttttaaCGCCGCAAATCAATACCATTCATTTGCTGCCACTCTATTTGCTGCTACGCCTAAAACGCCGCTAATGAATATAAAAGTGACGCCTCAAATgaatgtttttctactagtgagaatttctaattgtacggtggtcactttgctttaaagattgatttaaggaacctaaggccggtttgtccaaaaatatcttcgttaagcgtgatgtaacctttgtattttgttgtatttagcatgttggtgatgaaagcaatgaagcacataaagcaacatcacaatactaaataaagtgcggaattagtaaatacaagaccccctagaaaaggactagggagtaggtccacattgcctagaaatggaataggcaagtaaaggtgcagaattgaaagtgcgaaattgaaattgcgatattgaaattgcggtattgaaattgcggtattgaaattgcggtattgaaagtgcgatattgaaagtgcgatattgaaattgcgatattgaaaggtgcataattgaaatttgtacttgggcacatgagattcgaacgccaagcggctccttaaaaataagtgcgcccgacacgaattcaaagccaaaaatctcaacttgggagaggttgctaaacccaaatgtcctagattttgcatattgaacttgaaaatgaaatcttgaatattgaaaggtttgaacttgaaatgattgaaattcgaaaacttgaacttgtatattgaaatttgaagacttgaacttgtatattgaaaaatggagttttgaatctcaaaagattaaacctttaaatgctaaaaggtgtcatctttgattattccacacttgaaggtgattctagtccaaagagatgaatgcaaacaactttgaacatccttgaatcttaaaaatttgtattttgtattttgaaaaagtttgtatttttgaaaaagcgtgtatgattgttgcaagtggtgttttttatgacaaaaaaacaccaacttgctaatcatttgaaatcataatagcataattgattgaaatgggattcggatttacctagttaggcttaggcacgagctcccaattgctcttgaattttggaatttgtgtatgtgttttgaagagttttgaagtgaggagtaatgtcgaaattacgatgttgtatgtgttgtgctcccttttttcgatggaaatgaggggaaTTTATAgaagggaaatggtgcaaaacgccagcacacgtcagcgcctggcgccaggccagcgctgggcgctgctgacgtgggctgaatgccgccaaaaaggacggaaagatgccgtccttgatttgtcttgtatgggtgtaccttcgtacgaatagtacgatgtttggcacgtagtgtttgcttggaggttaaggcttgaatttgcgtctaaaaacaaacctttctcgggattttgaattccggttttacggggcggggcccggcatgctcggttttgtgggtcggcgcccgaatttgacttgccttatatgattttgagtggaaaaggcctagtaagaccaatgggatggtccactagttgagattgtacttggatcttgaaattggattttggaagttgtattttgtaccgagttccgggaggggaacggtctcggggattggattttggaccttggatttcggaggtattcttagcaattacgatttccgcctggagttactccaatcgcctaacaaagataatggtatcgtcatcatcccaaaggggagacacaaattaggtgtctacaaggcTCATATTACATAAAGTATTCTGACTAGTCTAATGACATTCTACTCTTCAGCCACTTTTCTCTATCTTGGCTGGGATACTTTCGCTGGCAGTGGGTGTCTCCTCCTTAAATTTCCTTTTGCCTTTGGTCCCGGCCGGGTCTTTCTTCCATGCTAACGGGTAGGGGTGTAAATGAGCCGAGCCGGTCAATAAACTATTCGGGCTCGGGCTCGTTTAAaactcgttcatgttcgttcatttactaaacgagccgagcttgaacaacttttgaagctcgcttaataaacgagcttgaacatgaacatatgtatgctcgttcatttaagttcatgaacaacttgttcatttatgttcatgaacaactcgttcatttatgttcgtgaacaagttcgtctagttatgttatgtatcatattttaccatatatacatttttcaaatataaataaaaatcatgtttttgacttttggaatctataatagaataaaaatattttgaaataaaattttaattgctaaattattgctctttgactctttctaaattattagtttgtttatcaaataaagtaatgtatactttaatctttattattagatataattataatttgttagattttcaTGTGGTTATACTCTAAAGCTCGTTTAAGAAAGCTCGTTTATAAActcggctcgattaataaatgaGCCGTTCACGAACAGTTCGCGAACACAAAATATTTTAAACGAACCGAGCTTGAACAAATTTTTGAGCTCGGTTAAAagctcgggctcgggctcgagctcgcataagttaaatgaacatgaacatgaacagggtaaagctcggctcggctcggctcattTACACCCCTACTAACGGGTTAAGAGTTGTGAGGTAGCAGTCTCTCGCTTGctgttgatctccatgtataGTCCCTATTGCCCCATCGTCACATACATACTTCAGGAGCATGAGATGAGTGACAACCACTGTCTTAATCTTGTTTAAGGTGAGACTTCCCAAAATGACATTGTATGTCGTTAAGTCTTTGACGATTAGGAAGTCCACCCCCAACTTTTGTCCATCCTTACGCTCTCCAATCCGTACCAGCAAGTTGATGACGCCTACAGGGTGTATGATGCTTCCCCCAAAGCTAATGATAGGGTAGTGGATGCTCTCTATGGTTTTAGGATCAGGAGCTAGGCGGCTGAGGCACTCCATGCTCATTATATCAGATGAACTTCCTGTGTCTATTAAGATGCGCTTTACCCTTATGTTGGAGATTTTGATTTCGACCACAAGAGGGTCGTCATGCAGGGTGGCTACACGTCCACCATCCGATTCACATATCTCTATCCGAGGGAATGGGTCCACCGGTGACTTCCCTGACAACATTACCTGACCTAGACGGCGGGCGTAATCTTTCTGTCCCCTCATGGTGGGTCCCCCAGCGGATGGTCCTCCTGATATGACAGCTACAAATCCCCCTTCGCTGTGATTCCCTTCTGTAGTTGAGACGGGTGACTTGTTTTTCTTGTACTGATTCTTCCCTGTGCCGTGAGTACTCCTTTGCAGGTAGTTCTTTAGGTACCCCTTGGAGGCTAGGCCGTCCAGGGCTCTCTTCAAGCTTCTGCAATCCTTGATGTCATGTCCTATATCTTCGTGGAACTGACAATACAGCTTAGGATCTCGACTCCCAGCAGGAGATTTCATGGGGAAGGGCCGCTCAAGATCGAACCTGGTCCCAACGTCCACTAAGATCGTGAGAAGGTCCGTATTGTATTCGAAATATTCTCTTTCTTGTGGACGTCCTCTCTTCTGTCCAGGAGAATTGGTATTATGCTCTTTAGAAAGAGCCCAAGTACCATTTACCCGTGGGGCTTTCCTGTCTATCTTCTCTTTCTTCCCTGAGGAATCTGTCGCCTCACCAGTCTTTCCATCCTTAGACGCActgcatatttctgttgcatggataaatgcttcgGCCTCGTCCAAGACTTCAGCCATAGTCCGGACACTCTTCTTAACCAAGTCAAATTTGAATGACCCTTTCTTCAATCCTCTGATAAAATTATCGAAGGAGATGCCATCGGGCAGATCTGGGATCTGTCCGGCCTCTAGATTGAAGCGCTTAACATAGCTTCTCAAAGACTCATCTTTTCCTTATTGAATGCGTCCCAAGTGcatgcttgttttcctttcttccttgtatgCCATGAACCTGGTGGAGAACAAGGTTTGTAGCTCGTTGAAAGAGGTAATTGATCCCGGGGGCAGTCGTTCAAACCATTTGGACGCCACTCCTTTAAGGGTGGCAGGAAATTATTTGCACCACGTGGCCTCATtggttccttggacatacatgtggtgACGGTATGCAACTAAGTGCATGTTTGGGTCGGTGGTGccgtcataagcttcaatgGTAGGAGTTTTGACTTTAGGTTCTTTCGGGGCGTTCATTATGTCCTCACAGAAGGGAGTGCTCATGTGCCTCAACGTCAGGTTATTCAACCCCTGTTGGATATGATAAGTTGGTTCACGGCAGCTGGAGATCATACGAGGATGCATGCTCACTCTGTTGGGCGTCATCTGGGTTTGCCCTCGAGTAGAGGGGTAAATGGGGGATCTTCCATAACTGGAGTAGATCCAgtgtctgatagttcagattcagcttcATAGTGTTCCTGACGTCTCGAGGATGGCCGCAAGATGGCCGGGGCAGAATGGAGAAATGAAAGGGACAAGGGCGGTCTTGCTTGGCAGTCGAATTTTTTGTTGGGTGTGCCGTTGTATGCAGATGAGTGCACTACTACTCAGGCTAGAGTTTCATTTGCTAGGTTGCTCGTCGAGTTAGGGCGCTGCGTAGCATTTCCCTGGCGGCCCCACCCTGTGAAACAAAAGTGTACGTACATAAATAAGAAGGCCGGTTACGGATGTTGTGCCACTTGATGTTTCGGGGATCATTTTGCGGTCGAAATTCCTAAATTGATCGTCTACCGATTGTGGTGGGTTTGCCCTGGAAGGTGGTCGCGTGTCCTGCTCTCGCCGAGGCAGAAAGGCTTGATGGCCGTGGTCGATCTCCGAGCGTTCTGCCAAAGGACTGGCTCCTCGGCTAGCTTGAGGACGGGAACTTTCTCCCGCTCTCCATACGTTGGATCTGAGTGGCATTCtgtttatctctattatataagccagctcctgagggtattttagtaacttaacttttcgtgtccacttGCCAAAAGACGAAAATAACCTTACACTAAACTGCCCTAACCCTTCTTGGCTTCCTGCTCcaccgttttctctctcctacctcCCTCCCTCCCGTTTTCTCTCACCTTCCTCCCGTATTCTCTTCAATCTTCTTCATCTACGAATCTTCGATCTTCTTCCTCAAATCCTCTTCGATCTTCTTCCTCTACAAAAACCTTCGATCTTCTTCATCCTCTCCTTCGATCGATtcatctttgcaaatttgtgcTAAATTCGAGTAGGTACgttgattttttctttttttttctcttttttcccagtttttgttcttttaattagGTCTTGAACTTTCTGTTTCATTTTATGatttgatattttattttatcgaAATATAATCGATTttattggatttgagttttgttttggaattgaGCAAATcgattttattcgattttatagAGATTGAACAAGTATTGGAGTTAATTTTGACTTCTTTTTAATGAATTAGGTTTACGGATTTAAGTGTGTCATCTTCTGAGGCTGAAAAAAGGTTAGTTTTTTTGCATTTTGTAATTTCTGAATTCTGACATTTGAAGAAAAAGGTTAAAAATATTGCACATTTGAATCTTTTGAATGTTGATTATTTTATATCGGTGTTGTTGACTTGGTGAATTTTCATTTGATTCGATTTGCGATTACCTGGTtgaaatttaaatttctgtttcggTGTCTGATGGCTGGAAAAATATGACATTTTGGGTTGAATTAGGTTGAATTTGGATTAAGAAATTGTGTTAGAACCGATTAGTTGAAATGCAAGTGCTAAACTTTTGTAAATGGAAGTCAGCAATCTTGgcttaatgattttttttttttcaaattaggGATCTTGCTCTATTGATCATTTCGACGAATACCTTCAGTTTTTACAGCATCAATTTAGCTGgattttattttgataattCAACAAACACAGGAAAGATGATTTTTTCTTGATAGTATTTGAATTTTGGTGGAATTTTGTTGTTGGTTTTTAGATTCAGATGAGCAGCAGTAAGAATTCAGGTTTTCAATTTGAGGAAGTGTTGTCATCTTATGTGGCTGAAAAAGGTCAGTTTTTTTAGATTTATTTGATTTTATCCTCATAATTGTAATTTATGTCTACTTTTGTGACTTTTGTCATTTGGGTGTGTAGCAAACTGAACCGCGTAAACCAGCCTGATCCCTGCCAACCTGAGCCACCAAGGCCGGCGATCCGGTCTTTCTCAAAGGTCTTGACTAGATCCGACACTAGCACTCATGGTGGATTCTCGGTTCTTCGAAAACACACGAATGAATGCCTTCCTCCATTGGTATATACTGTTTTCTTGACTTTTTGTTGAGTTCAGAAGTAGCTAGGGTTTCTGGTAATAATTGAATGATCATCAGATTGTTTTTGTCTGTTTGGTTCCTTAGGACATGACCCAACAAACCCCAAGTTAAGAGTTAGCTGTTGAAGATCTTCATGGTTATGTGTGGCGCTTTAAGCATATTTTCAGAGGTATGATCGGTCAACAGTTCAATTACATTCACTACAATTTTATGTTAAATTCTCATGGATTAGTATAACCAACAATTGGAGTTGGTGAAGGTAACTTTTCTTAAATAAATTGCTGAAAGTAAGGATGCTTGCTGCTTTGTTCTAAACATAATACCACATGGCTAAAGCCGGCCTAGAAACTTCTTTGCTCTAAACACAATATCACATTGCTTTGCTCGATATGTTTCTGCTATTATTCATAGAATTAAAGAAATGTTATCGTTATTTAGTTCAAATCTGATATTATGTTGTTTTTTTTCTGCTTTGATTTCTTTTGATGTTAGATTGCTACTGGCTATGATTGACTATTAacacctttttcttttttttgtcggTCTTCAGCTGCTACAGTAGCTTCCCAGTGGCGGCACTTATACATCAGGAAATAAAAGGTCGTTTGCTGGTGAGTTATCATTTGCTGGTGTGTTTTCATTTTACGGGCAGTTCCTTCGATTTAATGCTTATAAAATGACGTTTTTAACTGTTATGGAATCTTTGCACTACCTGCATTTACAAACTTTAGAATTTAAGATatcttaaaatattcaaaatcgaCAGATTTGATACTCCAAAAACCCAGTTTTAGATTTATACCTTCTCAATAGTCAATACCAGAGGCAGAAAGCAACCAACAGATTCTTTGGCGTGTAATATTTCCCGCCATTTATCTCTCTCCAGCGGTCATTTTCATCGTCGTTAATCTATGATCTCCAAGTGTCATACCCTTTTAATCTACACCGTCTATTTCAAAAATCAATTATGTTTACCGGTTGTACGGTCTTCCTCTCATGCTAACGAGCAGATCTCTAGCGTCGGTGTTTTGATCCGTGAAACCGAGTCAACTCGGTACGAGACTCCCCATTTGACtcattctttttgttctttggcCCTTAAATTGTGTGCTGCCCTTTGTGAAGTGATGCAGCTTCATTCAAATGtattcaagttagggttttatgaGGCTTTATCTATGCAAAATCAGATCTTATATGGTTATGTTAAATGTTAAATGTTAAATGTGGGGAGTATTTCATGCATGCCTTTCCAAGCAAGTTGTTTCCACTAAATCATATCTTATACTTGGATTTTATGTGCCAATTTTGACTAGGTATCATATATAGGAAGTAACACATGCTTTTACCACAA
This genomic stretch from Spinacia oleracea cultivar Varoflay chromosome 3, BTI_SOV_V1, whole genome shotgun sequence harbors:
- the LOC110786263 gene encoding uncharacterized protein, yielding MAEVLDEAEAFIHATEICSASKDGKTGEATDSSGKKEKIDRKAPRVNGTWALSKEHNTNSPGQKRGRPQEREYFEYNTDLLTILVDVGTRFDLERPFPMKSPAGSRDPKLYCQFHEDIGHDIKDCRSLKRALDGLASKGYLKNYLQRSTHGTGKNQYKKNKSPVSTTEGNHSEGGFVAVISGGPSAGGPTMRGQKDYARRLGQVMLSGKSPVDPFPRIEICESDGGRVATLHDDPLVVEIKISNIRVKRILIDTGSSSDIMSMECLSRLAPDPKTIESIHYPIISFGGSIIHPVGVINLLVRIGERKDGQKLGVDFLIVKDLTTYNVILGSLTLNKIKTVVVTHLMLLKYVCDDGAIGTIHGDQQQARDCYLTTLNPLVGV